From a region of the Sesamum indicum cultivar Zhongzhi No. 13 linkage group LG3, S_indicum_v1.0, whole genome shotgun sequence genome:
- the LOC105158606 gene encoding cysteine-rich repeat secretory protein 3: MSSPGNPFWFLPLFLVILTIFQLIPLSKSAADSTSIVYKGCAKQALSDPSGVYSQALSSLFGTLIAQSSKAKFFKTTTGSGQTTITGLFQCRGDLSNVDCYTCVSRLPILIDKLCGRPIAARMQLLGCYMLYEVAGFAQISGMEMLYKSCSGTNVGGAGFEERRDTALSSLENGMSSSSGFYTTSYESVYALGQCEGDVGASDCGECVKSAVQRAQVECGSSISGQVYLHKCFISYSYYPHGAPKKSSSASYTSPSSSSSSSSSSGSGPNTGKTVAIILGGAAGVGFLIICLLFARGLVKKKDDY, from the exons ATGAGTTCACCCGGAAATCCCTTTTGGTTCCTCCCTTTGTTTCTGGTCATTTTAACCATATTTCAGCTCATCCCACTATCCAAATCTGCAGCAGACTCCACTAGCATAGTGTACAAGGGCTGTGCAAAACAGGCTTTATCAGATCCATCAGGGGTTTATTCACAGGCACTTTCTTCCTTATTTGGCACACTAATTGCACAATCCTCAAAAGCAAAGTTCTTCAAGACTACCACTGGCAGTGGCCAAACCACAATTACTGGCCTTTTTCAATGCAGAGGCGACTTGTCAAATGTTGATTGCTATACCTGTGTTAGCAGGCTGCCTATACTTATAGACAAGCTTTGCGGGAGGCCTATTGCAGCAAGAATGCAGCTCCTGGGCTGCTACATGCTATATGAAGTTGCGGGTTTCGCTCAGATTTCTGGGATGGAAATGCTGTACAAGAGTTGTAGTGGAACAAATGTTGGGGGGGCTGGATTTGAGGAGAGGAGAGATACTGCTTTATCTTCACTTGAAAATGGCATGAGTAGCAGCAGTGGTTTCTATACAACAAGCTATGAGTCTGTTTATGCGCTGGGGCAATGTGAAGGTGATGTGGGAGCTTCAGACTGTGGGGAGTGTGTGAAAAGTGCAGTTCAGAGAGCTCAGGTTGAGTGTGGGAGCTCCATTTCTGGTCAAGTCTATCTTCACAAGTGCTTCATTAGCTATAGCTATTATCCACATGGAGCCCCTAAAAAATCATCTTCTGCTTCATATACCtctccttcttcttcatcatcatcatcttcttcttcag GTTCAGGGCCCAATACAGGAAAGACAGTGGCTATAATATTAGGAGGGGCAGCAGGAGTGGGGTTTTTGATCATTTGCTTGCTGTTTGCAAGAGgtttagtgaaaaaaaaagatg ATTACTGA
- the LOC105158605 gene encoding uncharacterized protein LOC105158605 produces MMQNMVHPHQDQLPIEELTSPLGAQIFEFCESELFPETLQNSEATSTSNGCYEEHSSNPTHLPTDMNKYNSSTGTLDNVDIVNQAATTGTAGPCTPPSVATGTCSSNLSTFLEDQIENDISASIDFTPSPSFSVPHQQYFGNSNSNQEPFSMASLNNQISSLGDAVDGSLYPAVERRPMVVSQVLGPPLPASLEEDCLPSVGQTSYMRLRNSSTSPACSGLLDPMIGPYLPTGSMSAPFSADNSGFFLGTDMSSQELEFQGGNCGLFLPDSMARVFSCSTGDLQALSSESQHLVHGSGGSSLASEISSLEDPAAFKVGKLSVEERKRKIHRYLKKRNERNFSKKIKNSCRKTLADSRPRVRGRFAKNEELGRTSAANHEDDTDEDVTLFSNATIPHDHHHKVKEEEEIEGSDIFAHISGVNSFKCNYPIQSWI; encoded by the exons ATGATGCAGAACATGGTTCACCCTCATCAAGACCAGCTTCCcatt GAAGAACTCACGAGCCCCCTCGGAGCTCAAATTTTCGAGTTTTGCGAGTCGGAGTTGTTTCCCGAAACGCTTCAAAATTCCGAAGCTACCTCGACTTCAAATGGCTGCTATGAAGAGCACTCTTCCAATCCAACACATCTCCCCACAGATATGAACAAATACAACAGTAGTACTGGTACATTAGACAACGTCGACATCGTCAACCAGGCGGCCACGACAGGCACCGCCGGCCCCTGTACTCCGCCCTCCGTGGCCACCGGCACCTGCAGCAGCAACCTGTCGACGTTCTTGGAGGATCAGATAGAAAACGACATATCGGCGTCCATAGACTTCACACCTTCTCCATCCTTCTCAGTCCCTCATCAGCAGTACTTCGGCAACAGCAACAGCAATCAAGAACCATTCAGCATGGCTTCCCTGAACAACCAGATTTCGTCGCTGGGCGACGCGGTGGACGGGTCGCTGTACCCAGCAGTCGAGCGGCGGCCGATGGTGGTGTCGCAGGTCTTAGGGCCACCACTTCCGGCGAGCCTGGAAGAGGATTGCCTGCCTTCTGTGGGACAGACTAGTTACATGCGCCTGAGGAATTCCAGCACTTCGCCTGCCTGCTCGGGGCTTCTCGATCCGATGATCGGGCCGTACTTGCCTACGGGCAGCATGAGTGCTCCATTTTCTGCTGATAATTCGGGGTTTTTTCTGGGAACTGATATGTCAAGCCAGGAGTTGGAATTCCAGGGTGGTAATTGTGGACTTTTCCTCCCTGATTCCATGGCAAGAGTCTTTAGTTGCTCCACCGGTGATCTTCAg GCACTTAGCAGTGAGAGCCAACATCTGGTGCATGGGAGTGGAGGGTCAAGTCTGGCGTCAGAGATATCAAGCCTGGAAGATCCTGCTGCCTTTAAGGTGGGCAAACTCTCTGttgaagaaaggaaaagaaagatcCATAGATacttgaagaagagaaatgaAAGGAATTTTAGCAAGAAAATCAAg AACTCTTGTCGGAAAACACTTGCAGACAGCAGGCCCCGAGTTAGAGGGCGGTTCGCGAAGAACGAGGAACTCGGAAGAACATCTGCTGCCAACCACGAAGACGACACGGACGAGGATGTCACCCTGTTTTCCAACGCTACCATACCTCACGACCATCACCACAAG